The Natrinema salaciae genome contains a region encoding:
- the pyrB gene encoding aspartate carbamoyltransferase codes for MRHDHLITSKQLSRGNIETILDYAAELDADPSAVADRHAGTLLGLLFFEPSTRTKMSFETAMKRLGGDVVDMGSVESSSVKKGETLADTVRVIEGYADALVLRHPKQGAATMASEFVDVPLLNAGDGAGHHPTQTMLDLYTIRENAGLDDLTIGIMGDLKYGRTVHSLAHALTNFDTRQHFISPESLQLPREVVYDLHQRQNGTGIREHESLEEVLPSLDVLYVTRIQRERFPDENEYQKVAGEYQIDAETLEAASDDLTVMHPLPRVDEIAPEIDETDYAAYFEQAHNGVPVRMALLDLLLSDEPAITGDTDE; via the coding sequence ATGCGCCACGATCACCTCATCACGAGCAAACAACTCTCCCGGGGGAACATCGAGACCATCCTCGACTACGCGGCCGAGCTCGACGCCGACCCGTCGGCCGTCGCCGACCGCCACGCCGGGACGCTGCTCGGACTGCTCTTTTTCGAGCCGAGCACGCGGACGAAGATGAGCTTCGAGACCGCAATGAAACGGCTCGGCGGCGACGTCGTCGATATGGGATCGGTCGAATCCTCGAGCGTCAAGAAGGGGGAGACGCTCGCCGACACGGTTCGAGTCATCGAGGGGTACGCCGACGCGCTCGTCCTGCGCCATCCAAAGCAGGGTGCGGCGACGATGGCCAGCGAGTTCGTCGACGTCCCGCTGTTGAACGCGGGGGACGGCGCGGGCCACCACCCGACGCAGACGATGCTCGACCTCTACACGATTCGGGAGAACGCCGGACTCGACGACCTGACGATCGGCATCATGGGCGATCTGAAGTACGGCCGGACCGTGCACTCGCTGGCCCACGCGCTAACGAACTTCGACACCCGCCAGCACTTCATCAGCCCGGAGAGCCTCCAACTGCCCCGCGAGGTCGTCTACGACCTCCACCAGCGCCAGAACGGCACGGGAATTCGGGAACACGAGTCCCTCGAGGAGGTCCTCCCCTCGCTGGACGTCCTCTACGTCACGCGGATCCAGCGCGAGCGGTTCCCCGACGAGAACGAGTACCAGAAGGTCGCCGGCGAGTACCAGATCGACGCCGAAACGCTCGAGGCCGCGAGCGACGATCTGACGGTGATGCATCCGCTTCCCCGGGTCGACGAAATCGCGCCCGAAATCGACGAGACCGACTACGCGGCGTACTTCGAACAGGCGCACAACGGCGTTCCGGTCCGGATGGCGCTGCTGGATCTGCTGTTGAGCGACGAGCCCGCGATCACCGGTGATACCGATGAGTGA
- a CDS encoding RAD55 family ATPase codes for MVGRLDTGIDVLDRKLDGGLPPGCIVAYTAEPASQSELLLYELTAARGTLYLSSERSDDAVRHAIESSPSSVGSPTVRHVTSDTPLEEATRLIGALPDGANLIIDTMDVLERTDTDEYVSFLNDLKERMLETGSIAVLHCLKSDDEPANRARTYHAADAVFDLRTAIAGTELENHLTIPKFRGGSQPTEAIKLELTEEVAIDTSRDIA; via the coding sequence ATGGTCGGGCGGCTAGATACCGGAATCGACGTGCTGGATCGGAAGCTCGACGGCGGACTCCCGCCGGGGTGTATCGTCGCGTACACCGCCGAGCCGGCCAGCCAGTCCGAGCTCCTCCTCTACGAACTCACGGCCGCACGCGGAACGCTCTACCTCTCGAGCGAGCGCTCCGACGACGCCGTCCGCCACGCCATCGAGAGCTCGCCGTCGTCGGTCGGCAGCCCGACGGTCAGACACGTCACCAGCGACACGCCGCTCGAGGAGGCCACGCGGCTGATCGGCGCCTTACCCGACGGCGCGAATCTCATCATCGACACGATGGACGTCTTAGAGCGGACCGACACCGACGAGTACGTCTCCTTTCTCAACGACCTCAAAGAGCGAATGCTCGAGACCGGGAGCATCGCCGTCCTCCACTGTCTGAAAAGCGACGACGAACCCGCGAACCGAGCGCGGACCTACCACGCCGCCGACGCCGTCTTCGATCTCCGGACCGCGATCGCCGGCACCGAACTCGAGAATCACCTGACGATCCCCAAGTTCCGCGGCGGCAGCCAGCCGACCGAGGCGATCAAACTCGAGCTCACGGAGGAAGTGGCGATCGACACGAGCCGCGACATCGCGTGA
- a CDS encoding FKBP-type peptidyl-prolyl cis-trans isomerase, translating to MTEEQEAELDEQADDVEEDVAEEAADEAEGLQEGDFVELEYTAYTAEDDQLVDTTDPEVAEEEGVDDQGQEFKPRTIVLGEGHIFEAVEQAIIGSEPGDSGTVTVPAEDAFGEYDPDDVQTVSAEKIDEDDRYPGANVQIEGQQGYISTIIGGRARVDFNHPLAGEDVEYEYTVADEVDDREQQATGLFEMYLGMEPDLWIETDEVEEEVPVEPDEDADEDAEPEFETETVEKETLYLEATPQMTMNQQWMMGKQQIGQDVIDKVGVDRVIVQEVIDGMGGMGMGGMMGGMGGMGGGDIEEALEDADVDADEIVEELEGAEE from the coding sequence ATGACCGAGGAACAAGAGGCCGAGCTAGACGAGCAGGCCGATGACGTCGAAGAGGACGTAGCCGAGGAAGCCGCCGACGAAGCCGAGGGGCTGCAGGAAGGCGACTTCGTCGAGCTCGAGTACACCGCGTACACCGCCGAGGACGACCAGCTGGTCGACACGACCGATCCCGAGGTCGCCGAGGAGGAGGGCGTCGACGACCAGGGGCAAGAGTTCAAACCGCGAACGATCGTGCTGGGCGAGGGCCACATCTTCGAGGCCGTCGAGCAGGCGATTATCGGCTCCGAACCCGGCGACTCCGGCACCGTGACCGTCCCTGCCGAAGACGCGTTCGGCGAGTACGACCCGGACGACGTCCAGACCGTCAGCGCCGAGAAGATCGACGAAGACGACCGCTACCCCGGTGCGAACGTACAGATCGAGGGCCAGCAGGGCTACATCAGCACGATCATCGGCGGCCGCGCCCGCGTCGACTTCAACCACCCGCTGGCCGGCGAGGACGTCGAGTACGAGTACACGGTCGCCGACGAGGTCGACGACCGCGAACAGCAGGCCACCGGTCTCTTCGAGATGTACCTCGGCATGGAGCCCGACCTCTGGATCGAGACGGACGAGGTCGAAGAAGAGGTTCCGGTCGAGCCCGACGAGGACGCCGACGAGGACGCCGAGCCCGAGTTCGAGACCGAGACCGTCGAGAAGGAGACGCTCTACCTCGAGGCCACGCCCCAGATGACGATGAACCAGCAGTGGATGATGGGCAAACAGCAGATCGGTCAGGACGTCATCGACAAGGTCGGCGTCGACCGCGTCATCGTCCAGGAGGTCATCGACGGAATGGGTGGCATGGGCATGGGCGGAATGATGGGCGGCATGGGCGGTATGGGCGGCGGCGACATCGAGGAGGCCCTCGAGGACGCCGATGTCGACGCCGACGAGATCGTCGAAGAGCTCGAAGGCGCCGAGGAATAA
- the cyaB gene encoding class IV adenylate cyclase: protein MYEVEVKVPADLAAVRDRLAALEATPRGAVVQIDTYYDAPHREFAETDEALRIRSERSEAGSDETRVTYKGPLVDDESKTREEVETAVGDRGAMDSILTNLGFEPAATVRKDRERFALEGYAVTLDSVEDVGEYVEVETEVAAEPALESAREGAYEVLEQLGLDPDDQLRTSYLGLLLES, encoded by the coding sequence ATGTACGAGGTCGAAGTGAAGGTTCCCGCCGATCTCGCGGCCGTCCGCGACCGACTCGCGGCCCTCGAGGCGACGCCCCGCGGTGCCGTCGTGCAGATCGACACCTACTACGACGCGCCCCACCGCGAGTTCGCGGAGACGGACGAGGCGCTGCGGATTCGCTCGGAGCGTTCCGAAGCCGGCTCCGACGAGACCCGCGTCACCTACAAAGGGCCGCTGGTCGACGACGAGTCCAAGACCCGCGAGGAGGTCGAGACCGCCGTCGGCGACCGCGGGGCGATGGATTCGATCCTGACGAACCTCGGCTTCGAACCTGCCGCGACCGTTCGCAAGGACCGCGAGCGGTTCGCCCTCGAGGGCTACGCCGTCACGCTCGATTCGGTCGAGGACGTCGGCGAGTACGTCGAAGTCGAAACCGAAGTCGCGGCGGAACCGGCGCTCGAGTCGGCCCGCGAGGGTGCCTACGAGGTCCTCGAGCAGTTGGGGCTCGACCCGGACGACCAGCTCAGGACCTCGTATCTCGGCCTGTTGCTCGAGTCCTGA
- a CDS encoding methionine adenosyltransferase, producing MSERNIRIESIDRQAVEDQEVEIVERKGIGHPDSICDGIAESVAGALAREYLDRVGEVLHFNTDETQLVAGEAAPAFGGGEVVDPIYLLIVGRATKHYDGRTIPAETIALRAAREYLESEIPQLTVGEDIVVDVKLGEGSGDLQEVFGEDEVSVPMANDTSFGVGHAPLTETEQIVLEAERRLNGEYADENPELGPDVKIMGKREGDEIDVTVAAAMVDEYVADLDAYIEAVESVREFVDGVAREHTDRAVDVHVNTADDYDEGSIYLTVTGTSAEQGDDGSVGRGNRANGLITPNRSMSMEATSGKNPVNHIGKIYNLLSTEIAEEVVSEVDGIRDLRVRLLSQIGRPIDQPHVADVQVVTDDGVAVSDVEGDAAAIVDRELADVTGITRSVIDGELSTF from the coding sequence ATGAGCGAGCGGAACATCCGGATCGAGTCTATCGACCGGCAAGCGGTCGAAGACCAGGAGGTCGAAATCGTCGAACGAAAGGGAATCGGACACCCCGACTCTATCTGTGACGGGATCGCCGAGAGCGTCGCCGGGGCGCTCGCGCGCGAATACCTCGACCGCGTCGGCGAAGTGCTCCACTTCAACACCGACGAGACGCAACTCGTCGCGGGCGAGGCCGCGCCCGCCTTCGGCGGCGGCGAGGTCGTCGATCCCATCTACCTGCTGATCGTCGGTCGCGCGACCAAACACTACGACGGACGGACCATCCCCGCCGAGACCATCGCCCTGCGAGCGGCGCGGGAGTACCTCGAGTCCGAGATCCCCCAGCTGACCGTCGGTGAGGACATCGTGGTCGACGTCAAGCTCGGCGAGGGCAGTGGCGACCTGCAGGAAGTCTTCGGGGAAGACGAAGTCAGCGTCCCGATGGCCAACGACACGAGCTTCGGCGTCGGCCACGCGCCGCTGACCGAGACCGAGCAGATCGTCCTCGAGGCGGAACGCCGACTGAACGGGGAGTACGCGGACGAGAACCCCGAGCTCGGCCCGGACGTGAAGATCATGGGAAAGCGCGAGGGCGACGAGATCGACGTCACCGTCGCGGCGGCGATGGTCGACGAGTACGTCGCGGATCTCGACGCGTACATCGAGGCGGTCGAGTCCGTCCGCGAATTCGTCGACGGCGTCGCGCGCGAACACACCGACCGCGCGGTCGACGTCCACGTCAACACGGCCGACGACTACGACGAGGGGTCGATCTACCTCACCGTCACCGGAACCTCCGCCGAGCAGGGCGACGACGGCTCCGTCGGACGAGGGAACCGCGCGAACGGGCTCATCACCCCCAACCGCTCGATGTCGATGGAAGCGACGAGCGGCAAGAACCCGGTCAACCATATCGGGAAGATCTACAACCTGCTGTCGACGGAGATCGCCGAGGAGGTCGTGAGCGAGGTCGACGGCATCCGCGACCTGCGCGTGCGCCTCCTCTCCCAGATCGGCCGGCCGATCGACCAACCGCACGTCGCCGACGTCCAGGTCGTCACCGACGACGGCGTCGCGGTGTCGGACGTCGAGGGCGACGCCGCCGCGATCGTCGACCGAGAACTCGCCGACGTTACCGGAATCACGCGCAGCGTGATCGACGGCGAACTCTCGACGTTCTGA
- a CDS encoding MFS transporter, with amino-acid sequence MSETTADSTARPVIYAVVASTFFVGFGGGVVFPILPNLGEVLGISAFMVGVILSANRWTRLVANGPAGVLVDRIGTRKPFVVGLAVEGLATVGYVIAIRSSMPELWFVLARVTWGVGSALVFATAYTITADVSEASSRGTSMGIVRAGITFGFPAGMVLGGIVSEVYSNATAFVLAASFAGLASVIAFFIVPETHVESADSSVETWDFETTLPALTVGLVNFGLYFAYIGVLFSTLVLYLEVESLTLSLELAGYGIDYGEQGTSGLLMAVSASSGAVFTISGGKISDAVGARMPVLLVFLATSCAGFAVLTVAPSLGAVVLACVLIGAGQGGVGGPLTALLADLTPEERMGRAMGTNNIFGDVGGGLGPLLSLPFADAVGFDVLYALSAIVPLLAGAVLVAGIYSYTGSLSPTVEDSVV; translated from the coding sequence GTGTCCGAGACCACCGCCGACTCGACCGCCAGACCCGTCATCTACGCCGTCGTCGCGAGCACCTTCTTCGTCGGCTTCGGCGGCGGTGTCGTCTTCCCGATCCTGCCGAATCTCGGCGAAGTGCTCGGGATCTCGGCGTTCATGGTCGGCGTCATCCTCTCGGCGAATCGCTGGACGCGACTGGTAGCCAACGGGCCGGCTGGCGTGCTCGTCGACCGGATCGGCACCCGGAAGCCGTTCGTCGTCGGGCTCGCGGTCGAGGGACTCGCGACCGTCGGCTACGTGATCGCCATCCGGTCTTCGATGCCCGAGCTCTGGTTCGTTCTCGCGCGCGTCACCTGGGGCGTGGGGAGTGCACTCGTGTTCGCGACGGCGTACACGATCACCGCCGACGTCAGCGAGGCCAGCTCGCGCGGGACGAGCATGGGCATCGTCCGAGCCGGAATCACGTTCGGATTCCCCGCCGGCATGGTGCTGGGTGGGATCGTCAGCGAAGTCTACAGCAACGCCACGGCGTTCGTCCTCGCGGCGTCGTTCGCCGGCCTCGCGAGCGTCATCGCCTTCTTCATCGTCCCCGAAACCCACGTCGAGTCGGCCGACTCGTCGGTCGAGACGTGGGACTTCGAGACGACGCTGCCCGCGCTCACCGTCGGACTGGTCAACTTCGGGCTCTACTTCGCGTACATCGGCGTCCTCTTCTCGACGCTCGTGTTGTACCTCGAGGTCGAGTCGCTGACCCTCTCGCTGGAACTCGCGGGCTACGGGATCGACTACGGCGAACAGGGAACGTCCGGACTGCTGATGGCGGTCTCAGCGTCTTCCGGCGCGGTCTTTACGATCTCCGGCGGGAAGATCAGCGACGCCGTCGGCGCTCGCATGCCCGTCCTGCTGGTCTTCCTCGCGACTAGCTGTGCGGGGTTCGCGGTGCTCACGGTCGCGCCCTCGCTCGGTGCCGTCGTGCTCGCGTGTGTCCTGATCGGTGCCGGGCAGGGCGGCGTCGGCGGGCCGTTGACCGCGCTGCTCGCGGATCTCACGCCCGAGGAGCGGATGGGACGGGCGATGGGGACGAACAACATCTTCGGCGACGTCGGCGGCGGTCTCGGGCCGCTGCTCTCGCTGCCGTTCGCCGACGCGGTCGGGTTCGACGTTCTGTACGCGCTCAGCGCGATCGTTCCGCTGCTGGCCGGAGCCGTTCTCGTCGCCGGAATCTACTCCTATACGGGCAGCCTGAGCCCGACGGTCGAAGACTCGGTCGTGTGA
- a CDS encoding tRNA sulfurtransferase gives MHPPGADTVLVRHGDVNTKSNTVKRYMEGLLAENLEALLAARSIPGEVERRWNRPLIHTSEDAVEAATAAAADTFGVVSASPAVTVSTEKARILEVLERTARERYDGGTFAVDARRSDKTLPYDSEELAREAGTIIWDTVEDEFEPEVDLDDPDLTFGVEVREDIAFVYLETVDGPGGLPLGSQEAVVALVSGGIDSPVAAYEMMKRGSPIVPAYVDLGDYGGIDHEARAMETVRLLSTYAPNFDMQVYRVPGGETVDLLVREMEQGRMLSLRRFFYRAAETLAERVNADGIVTGEAAGQKSSQTIRNLGVTSRAATLPIHRPLLSRDKQYIVAQAREIGTYTDSTIDAGCNRVTPDQVETNARLEPLLAAEPDDLLERAEEAARNAVLVEP, from the coding sequence ATGCACCCCCCGGGAGCCGATACCGTCCTCGTCCGTCACGGGGACGTCAACACCAAGAGCAACACTGTCAAGCGGTACATGGAAGGGCTCCTCGCGGAGAACCTCGAGGCGCTCCTGGCCGCCCGCTCGATTCCCGGCGAAGTCGAGCGCCGGTGGAACCGGCCGCTGATCCACACGAGCGAGGATGCCGTCGAAGCGGCGACCGCGGCCGCGGCGGATACGTTCGGTGTCGTCTCCGCGAGCCCCGCCGTAACCGTGAGTACCGAGAAGGCGCGGATCCTCGAGGTACTCGAACGGACCGCGCGCGAACGTTACGACGGCGGGACGTTCGCGGTCGACGCGCGCCGCTCGGACAAGACCCTTCCCTACGACAGCGAGGAACTGGCCCGTGAGGCCGGAACGATCATCTGGGACACCGTCGAGGACGAGTTCGAACCCGAAGTCGACCTCGACGATCCGGACCTCACGTTCGGCGTCGAAGTTCGCGAGGATATCGCGTTCGTCTATCTCGAGACGGTCGACGGACCGGGCGGACTCCCGCTTGGCTCACAGGAGGCGGTGGTCGCGCTGGTCAGCGGCGGGATCGACTCCCCCGTCGCGGCCTACGAGATGATGAAACGCGGCAGCCCGATCGTCCCGGCGTACGTCGACCTCGGCGACTACGGCGGGATCGATCACGAGGCACGCGCGATGGAGACGGTTCGGCTCCTCTCGACGTACGCACCCAACTTCGACATGCAGGTCTACCGGGTTCCGGGCGGCGAGACGGTCGACCTCCTGGTCCGGGAAATGGAACAGGGACGAATGCTCTCCCTGCGGCGGTTCTTCTATCGCGCCGCCGAGACGCTCGCCGAACGCGTCAACGCGGACGGCATCGTCACCGGCGAAGCCGCCGGCCAGAAGTCCAGCCAAACGATCCGGAACCTCGGCGTCACCAGCCGCGCAGCCACGCTGCCGATCCACCGGCCGCTGCTGAGCCGGGACAAACAGTACATCGTCGCCCAGGCGCGCGAGATCGGCACCTACACCGACTCGACGATCGACGCCGGCTGCAACCGCGTCACCCCCGATCAGGTCGAGACCAACGCCCGCCTCGAGCCGCTGCTCGCGGCCGAGCCGGACGACCTGCTCGAGCGCGCCGAGGAGGCCGCGAGGAACGCGGTACTGGTCGAGCCCTGA
- a CDS encoding DUF5804 family protein → MTRVCLIGEPGTTLQYELLSRETAREALSTYDLTRPFENSLAVRTVSVGAAVSLLNDLNWYLTRFVDEALVQEPSISDVEWLSRSLAERLRNGDVEPADTAEFCKIYGLERIDTDPEPTAADGEPTDSRPEGGSSPAAETDAASADASAARTDDTAAADRTGVAEPTYRLVEPLYVRRTDGDLPAYDLRDVEETLVVRLTEAEYSP, encoded by the coding sequence GTGACCCGCGTCTGTCTCATCGGCGAGCCCGGGACCACCCTCCAGTACGAGCTGCTCTCCCGCGAAACGGCCCGCGAAGCGCTCTCGACCTACGACCTGACGCGGCCGTTCGAGAACTCGCTCGCCGTCCGGACGGTCAGCGTCGGCGCTGCCGTCTCGCTGCTGAACGATCTCAACTGGTATCTCACCCGATTCGTCGACGAAGCGCTCGTCCAGGAGCCGAGCATCAGCGACGTGGAGTGGCTCTCCCGGTCGCTGGCCGAACGGCTCCGCAACGGCGACGTCGAGCCAGCCGACACCGCCGAATTCTGCAAGATCTACGGCCTCGAGCGGATCGACACCGATCCCGAGCCGACTGCCGCCGACGGCGAGCCGACCGACTCGAGGCCCGAGGGGGGCTCCAGCCCGGCGGCCGAGACGGACGCTGCGAGTGCGGATGCGAGCGCGGCCCGGACCGACGACACAGCGGCCGCCGACCGGACGGGCGTCGCCGAGCCGACCTATCGGCTCGTCGAACCGCTGTACGTTCGTCGGACCGATGGCGACCTGCCGGCGTACGACCTCCGGGACGTCGAGGAGACCCTCGTCGTCCGACTGACAGAAGCCGAATACTCGCCCTGA
- a CDS encoding PLP-dependent cysteine synthase family protein has product MKGSILDTIGSPLVQVDSPEGATVAAKIESFNPGGSAKDRPAREMIRAAERDGLIEPGDWLVEPTSGNTGIGLALVAAARDYDLTIVMPSDKSEERRQIMAAYGADLELVDGDMEAARARAEELEAEGAIQLGQFENPANPEAHYQTTGPEILEQVGDREVDAFVAGVGTGGTISGIGRRLREAFPDVDIVAVEPARNAVLSTGESGKDEFQGMGPGFVSDNLDLDLLDRVETVKLEHAEDECRRLARDEGILVGQSSGATSLVAQRVAREIAEPELECPEVPTAFDEGTQPASPETDGGRAADDCPLVVTVFWDSGERYLSTGLFD; this is encoded by the coding sequence ATGAAAGGGAGTATCCTGGACACTATCGGCTCGCCGCTCGTCCAGGTCGACTCGCCGGAGGGCGCGACGGTCGCCGCCAAGATCGAATCGTTCAACCCCGGCGGATCGGCCAAGGACCGGCCGGCCCGCGAGATGATTCGAGCCGCCGAACGCGACGGCCTGATCGAACCCGGTGACTGGCTCGTCGAACCGACCAGCGGCAACACCGGCATCGGCCTCGCGCTCGTCGCGGCCGCCCGCGATTACGACCTGACGATCGTCATGCCGTCTGACAAGTCCGAGGAACGCCGGCAGATCATGGCCGCCTACGGGGCCGATCTCGAGTTGGTCGACGGCGACATGGAGGCCGCCCGCGCCCGCGCGGAAGAACTCGAGGCGGAGGGCGCGATCCAGCTCGGCCAGTTCGAGAACCCCGCGAATCCCGAGGCACACTATCAGACGACCGGTCCGGAGATCCTCGAGCAGGTCGGCGACCGCGAGGTCGACGCCTTCGTCGCCGGCGTCGGCACCGGCGGCACGATTTCCGGGATCGGCCGCCGACTCCGCGAGGCGTTCCCCGACGTCGACATCGTCGCCGTCGAACCGGCCAGAAACGCCGTCCTCTCGACGGGCGAGTCCGGCAAAGACGAGTTCCAGGGAATGGGCCCCGGCTTCGTCAGCGACAACCTCGATCTCGATCTCCTCGACCGCGTCGAGACCGTGAAACTCGAGCACGCCGAGGACGAGTGTCGCCGCCTCGCACGCGACGAGGGAATTCTCGTGGGCCAGTCCAGCGGCGCGACGAGTCTCGTCGCCCAGCGGGTCGCACGCGAGATTGCCGAACCGGAACTCGAGTGTCCGGAGGTGCCGACCGCGTTCGACGAGGGGACACAACCGGCGTCGCCCGAAACCGACGGCGGACGGGCGGCCGACGACTGCCCGCTGGTCGTCACCGTCTTCTGGGACAGCGGCGAGCGGTATCTCTCGACCGGGCTCTTCGACTGA
- a CDS encoding TlpA family protein disulfide reductase, whose translation MSLETMRPNPTWDAASYEDAVDTLAAHGDELVYKIWGGDWCKDCRALLPDFGAALEAADVPDERIEEFALDRDKQGPGVEEYGIDRIPTIVVETDDGEEVTRFVEEEAVPPAIWLADELESDD comes from the coding sequence ATGAGTCTCGAGACCATGCGGCCGAACCCCACGTGGGACGCGGCGTCCTACGAGGACGCGGTCGACACGCTCGCAGCGCACGGCGACGAACTGGTGTACAAGATCTGGGGCGGTGACTGGTGCAAGGACTGTCGCGCCCTGCTGCCCGATTTCGGCGCGGCGCTCGAGGCCGCCGACGTCCCCGACGAACGGATCGAGGAATTCGCGCTCGACCGGGACAAACAGGGCCCGGGCGTCGAGGAGTACGGTATCGACCGCATTCCGACGATCGTGGTCGAGACCGACGACGGCGAGGAGGTCACGCGCTTCGTCGAGGAGGAGGCCGTGCCGCCGGCGATCTGGCTCGCCGACGAACTCGAGAGCGACGACTAG